The following coding sequences lie in one Sulfitobacter sp. D7 genomic window:
- the rfbB gene encoding dTDP-glucose 4,6-dehydratase — MKILVTGGAGFIGSAVVRRAMAQGHEVVNLDALTYAACLDNVADVAALPGYVFEQADIRDAAALAQIFADHAPDTVLHLAAESHVDRSIDGPGAFIDTNVTGTYQLLEAARTYWLHKDRCETFRFHHVSTDEVFGSLGPEGLFTEETAYAPNSPYSASKAASDHLVRAWGETYGLPVLLSNCSNNYGPYHFPEKLIPVVILSALAGKPIPIYGAGENVRDWLYVEDHAEALLMVLQKGRVGRSYNIGGNAETRNIDLVRMICALLDEMRPAEHSYDKLITYVEDRPGHDARYAIDASRIRDELGWQPSVTLEEGLRRTVRWYLDNADWWRALQVRDGVGQRLGRA, encoded by the coding sequence GTGAAAATTCTCGTAACTGGCGGGGCCGGGTTCATCGGATCTGCTGTGGTACGCCGCGCTATGGCGCAGGGGCATGAGGTGGTGAACCTCGATGCCCTGACCTATGCCGCCTGTTTGGACAATGTGGCTGATGTGGCTGCCCTGCCCGGCTATGTTTTTGAGCAAGCCGACATCCGCGATGCCGCAGCGCTCGCCCAAATATTTGCGGATCATGCCCCCGATACAGTGTTGCATCTGGCTGCGGAAAGCCATGTTGACCGCTCCATCGACGGGCCGGGCGCTTTCATCGATACCAATGTGACCGGCACCTACCAGCTTCTTGAGGCCGCCCGCACCTATTGGCTGCACAAGGACCGCTGCGAAACATTTCGGTTTCATCATGTCTCAACCGATGAGGTTTTCGGGTCGCTCGGCCCTGAGGGTCTGTTCACCGAAGAGACGGCCTATGCACCGAACAGTCCCTATTCGGCCTCCAAAGCCGCCTCGGACCACCTTGTTCGTGCTTGGGGAGAAACCTATGGTCTACCGGTGCTGCTGAGCAATTGCTCAAACAACTATGGCCCCTACCATTTTCCCGAAAAGCTGATCCCTGTGGTGATCCTTAGCGCGCTCGCGGGCAAACCGATCCCAATCTATGGTGCGGGCGAGAATGTGCGCGATTGGCTCTATGTCGAAGATCATGCCGAGGCTCTGCTGATGGTGCTGCAAAAGGGTCGGGTGGGGCGCAGCTATAACATCGGCGGCAATGCCGAGACGCGCAACATCGATCTGGTGCGGATGATCTGCGCCCTACTGGATGAGATGCGCCCAGCAGAACACTCTTACGACAAGCTGATCACCTATGTCGAAGACCGCCCCGGTCATGACGCACGGTATGCCATTGATGCCAGCCGCATCCGCGATGAACTGGGCTGGCAGCCCTCAGTGACCTTGGAGGAAGGGTTGCGCCGCACGGTGCGCTGGTATCTCGACAATGCCGATTGGTGGCGGGCCTTGCAGGTCCGCGATGGTGTTGGCCAAAGGCTGGGTCGGGCATGA
- the rfbC gene encoding dTDP-4-dehydrorhamnose 3,5-epimerase, whose amino-acid sequence MQITKTALPGVLILTPTRHGDARGFFSESWNAQTMAAAGLDYEFVQDNHSLSETVGTLRGLHFQTPPHAQTKLVRCGRGALFDVAVDIRHGSPSFGRWVGVDLSFENGRQLLIPAGFLHGFVTREPMTEIVYKCSDTYAADCDAAVRWDDPDISIDWGLGDRTPILSNKDAKAPPLTELEPHFHWEGAT is encoded by the coding sequence ATGCAGATCACGAAGACCGCCCTGCCCGGGGTATTGATCCTGACCCCTACTCGCCACGGTGATGCGCGGGGTTTTTTCAGTGAAAGCTGGAATGCACAAACCATGGCCGCCGCCGGGCTGGATTATGAATTTGTGCAAGACAATCACTCTCTCTCTGAAACGGTGGGCACCCTACGCGGTTTGCATTTCCAGACCCCGCCTCATGCTCAGACCAAACTGGTGCGCTGTGGACGCGGTGCGCTATTCGATGTGGCGGTGGATATCCGCCATGGCTCGCCCAGCTTTGGTCGATGGGTCGGAGTTGATCTTAGCTTTGAGAATGGTCGGCAATTGCTGATCCCTGCGGGGTTCCTGCATGGGTTCGTGACCCGTGAGCCGATGACTGAGATTGTCTATAAATGCAGCGACACCTATGCGGCGGACTGTGACGCGGCGGTGCGGTGGGATGATCCTGACATTAGTATTGATTGGGGGCTGGGAGATCGTACGCCGATCCTGTCAAACAAGGATGCCAAAGCGCCGCCACTGACCGAGTTAGAGCCGCATTTCCACTGGGAGGGCGCGACGTGA